From a single Candidatus Methylomirabilota bacterium genomic region:
- a CDS encoding LLM class F420-dependent oxidoreductase — translation MKLGFSLPTAGAWATPENQIRIAREAEALGYHSLWVFQRLLYALEPKNEYPPVPGKTWPKPFERVFDPIVTLAYVAAATRRIRLGTSVLIMPFYQPVVLAKQLATLDVLSGGRLDVGLGLGWSEDEYEAVGVPYKHRGRRGDEFLRCLDLIWTQDVVEFRGEFYQLPRCRVEPKPVQKPRPPITIGGYGSTVVKRAVELGDGFNGGNVPMASVAPLVREVREAAAARGRDPDTLHIVCRGSYRVHDRPQGKDRRPLWGTLDEIREDIGRYADAGLTELFLEGNFVPGGSSLEQGLEVMARLAPGR, via the coding sequence ATGAAGCTCGGATTCTCGCTGCCGACCGCGGGCGCGTGGGCCACTCCGGAGAACCAGATCCGCATCGCACGCGAGGCGGAAGCCCTCGGCTATCACTCGCTGTGGGTCTTCCAGCGCCTGCTCTACGCGCTCGAGCCGAAAAACGAATACCCGCCGGTGCCCGGCAAGACGTGGCCCAAGCCGTTCGAGCGTGTGTTCGATCCCATCGTCACGCTGGCCTACGTGGCCGCGGCCACCCGGCGCATCCGGCTCGGCACCAGCGTGCTGATCATGCCGTTCTACCAGCCGGTGGTCCTCGCCAAGCAGCTGGCCACGCTGGACGTGCTCTCGGGCGGGCGGCTCGACGTCGGGCTCGGCCTCGGCTGGTCCGAGGACGAGTACGAGGCGGTGGGCGTGCCCTACAAGCACCGCGGGCGGCGCGGCGACGAGTTCCTCCGCTGCCTCGACCTGATCTGGACGCAGGACGTCGTCGAGTTCCGCGGCGAGTTCTACCAGCTGCCGCGGTGCCGCGTGGAGCCGAAGCCCGTGCAGAAGCCGCGGCCCCCGATCACCATCGGCGGCTACGGCAGCACCGTGGTCAAGCGCGCGGTCGAGCTGGGTGACGGCTTCAACGGCGGCAACGTGCCGATGGCCAGCGTGGCGCCGCTGGTGCGCGAGGTCCGCGAGGCCGCGGCCGCGCGGGGCCGGGATCCCGACACCCTGCACATCGTCTGTCGCGGCAGCTATCGCGTCCACGATCGCCCCCAGGGCAAGGACCGGCGACCGCTCTGGGGCACGCTCGACGAGATCCGCGAGGACATCGGCCGCTACGCCGACGCCGGGCTCACCGAGCTGTTCCTCGAGGGCAACTTCGTGCCGGGCGGCAGCTCGCTCGAGCAGGGGCTCGAGGTGATGGCGCGCCTGGCCCCGGGACGCTAG